One window of Campylobacter sp. RM12651 genomic DNA carries:
- the atpA gene encoding F0F1 ATP synthase subunit alpha, protein MSFNANEISSIIKERIENFNLNLEIEETGKVISIADGVANVFGLKNVMAGEMVEFENGEKGMALNLEENSVGVVVLGSFSNIKEGSSVKRLKQLLKVPVGEELIGRVVNALGEPIDAKGVINTTKTAFVEEKAKGIMARKSVHEPLQTGIKAIDALVPIGRGQRELIIGDRQTGKTTVAVDTIINQKGQNVVCIYVAIGQKQSTVAQVVKKLEEHGAMDYTIVVSATASDSAALQYLAPYTGVTMGEYFRDNSKHALIVYDDLSKHAVAYREMSLILRRPPGREAYPGDVFYLHSRLLERASKLSDALGAGSLTALPIIETQAGDVSAYIPTNVISITDGQIFLETDLFNSGIRPAINVGLSVSRVGGSAQIKATKQVSGTLRLDLAQYRELQAFAQFASDLDESSRKQLERGQRMVEVLKQPPYSPLAIEKQIVLIYAGTRGFLDDIAVDKITKFENDLYAYIETKSPEIFEQIRVKKALDSDLEDKIKNLLNEFKATQA, encoded by the coding sequence GTGAGTTTTAACGCAAATGAAATTAGCTCAATTATTAAAGAAAGAATTGAGAATTTTAATTTAAATTTAGAAATTGAAGAAACTGGTAAAGTTATTTCAATAGCTGATGGTGTTGCTAATGTTTTTGGATTAAAAAATGTTATGGCAGGAGAAATGGTTGAATTTGAAAATGGCGAAAAAGGTATGGCATTAAACCTTGAAGAAAATAGTGTTGGTGTTGTAGTTTTAGGAAGTTTTTCAAATATTAAAGAAGGTAGCTCTGTTAAAAGATTAAAACAATTATTAAAAGTTCCAGTTGGTGAAGAATTAATTGGTCGTGTTGTTAATGCTTTAGGAGAGCCAATCGACGCAAAAGGTGTTATAAATACTACAAAAACTGCATTTGTTGAAGAAAAAGCTAAAGGTATTATGGCTAGAAAAAGCGTTCATGAACCATTACAAACAGGTATTAAAGCAATTGATGCCCTTGTTCCAATTGGTCGCGGTCAAAGAGAGTTGATTATTGGAGATAGACAAACAGGTAAAACAACCGTAGCAGTAGATACTATAATTAATCAAAAAGGTCAAAATGTTGTATGTATTTATGTAGCTATTGGACAAAAACAAAGCACTGTTGCGCAAGTTGTTAAAAAACTTGAAGAACATGGGGCTATGGATTATACAATAGTAGTAAGTGCAACTGCGAGTGATTCAGCGGCTCTTCAATACCTTGCTCCTTATACAGGCGTTACAATGGGTGAGTATTTTAGAGACAATAGCAAACATGCTTTAATAGTATATGATGATTTAAGTAAGCACGCAGTAGCTTATCGTGAAATGAGCTTGATTTTACGCCGTCCTCCAGGTCGTGAAGCTTATCCAGGCGATGTATTCTATCTACATTCAAGATTATTAGAAAGAGCTTCAAAATTAAGTGATGCTTTAGGTGCAGGTTCGTTAACAGCTTTACCTATTATTGAAACTCAAGCAGGAGATGTTTCAGCATATATTCCAACTAATGTTATTTCAATTACAGATGGACAAATATTCTTAGAAACAGATTTATTTAACTCAGGTATTCGTCCTGCTATTAACGTAGGTTTATCAGTATCTAGGGTAGGTGGTTCTGCTCAAATTAAAGCTACAAAACAAGTATCAGGAACATTAAGATTAGACCTTGCGCAATATCGTGAATTACAAGCATTTGCACAATTTGCAAGTGATTTAGATGAGAGTTCAAGAAAACAATTAGAGCGTGGTCAAAGAATGGTTGAAGTATTAAAACAACCTCCATATAGCCCATTAGCTATTGAAAAGCAAATAGTTCTAATTTATGCAGGTACTAGAGGATTTTTAGATGATATTGCTGTAGATAAGATTACTAAATTTGAAAATGATTTATATGCTTATATTGAAACAAAGTCTCCTGAGATTTTTGAGCAAATTAGAGTTAAAAAAGCTTTAGATAGTGATTTAGAAGATAAAATTAAAAATTTATTAAATGAGTTTAAAGCAACACAAGCGTAG
- the atpG gene encoding ATP synthase F1 subunit gamma encodes MANLKEIKRKIKSVHNTQKTTNAMKLVSTAKLKKAEELAKKSKVYASKLQEVMQEISFKLNQFDMAKDSRFFGKHEIKIVDVVFITSDKGLCGGFNIKTLKEVSKIIKENKEKGIKTRLRAIGKVGIEFFNFQKIEILDKYTGVSSSPDYEKAREIINLAISDYEKALTDKIILVHNGYKNMISQELSVCNLLPVDSSNSEITNSNSLLEIEPEEKEVLEELLKRYIEYSMFYSLIDSLAAEHSARMQAMDNATNNAKARVKELNLAYNKARQESITTELIEIISGVESMKE; translated from the coding sequence ATGGCGAATTTAAAAGAGATAAAAAGAAAAATAAAGAGCGTTCATAATACTCAAAAGACTACTAATGCTATGAAATTAGTTTCTACTGCTAAATTAAAAAAAGCAGAAGAGCTTGCTAAGAAGTCTAAAGTATATGCAAGTAAATTGCAAGAGGTTATGCAAGAAATTTCATTTAAGTTAAATCAATTTGATATGGCTAAAGATAGTAGATTTTTTGGTAAGCATGAGATTAAGATTGTGGATGTTGTATTTATTACTTCGGACAAAGGTTTGTGCGGTGGTTTTAATATCAAAACTTTAAAAGAAGTTAGTAAAATTATTAAAGAAAATAAAGAAAAAGGTATTAAAACTAGATTAAGAGCTATAGGAAAAGTTGGTATTGAGTTTTTTAATTTTCAAAAAATTGAAATACTAGATAAATATACAGGCGTTAGTTCTTCACCTGATTATGAAAAAGCTAGAGAAATTATTAATTTAGCTATTAGTGATTATGAAAAAGCATTAACTGATAAGATAATATTAGTTCATAATGGCTATAAAAATATGATTTCTCAAGAATTATCAGTGTGTAATTTATTACCTGTAGATTCAAGTAATTCTGAAATTACTAATTCAAATTCTTTATTAGAAATTGAACCTGAAGAAAAGGAAGTTTTAGAAGAATTATTAAAAAGATATATAGAATATAGTATGTTTTATTCATTGATAGATAGTTTAGCAGCTGAACATAGTGCTAGAATGCAAGCAATGGATAACGCAACTAATAATGCTAAAGCAAGGGTTAAAGAACTTAATTTAGCTTATAATAAAGCAAGACAAGAAAGCATAACTACTGAATTAATTGAAATTATCAGTGGTGTTGAATCAATGAAAGAATAG
- a CDS encoding PD40 domain-containing protein, with protein MKKIFLLCFSLVCLTADIIMDVVSEQEVLPKIRITTSSLVNFDFDKVIKNDVLVSSKFEITNENNANYELNYNLNPVGNNYELSITLKGMNNEIKYNNTFTYPKSAYVFLSHKAISQMFKDLKLADLDWMNKKILITRKIAAKQSQILIADYTLNYQKIIMQGGLNLFAKWANSNQNEFYYTDYNKDILSIYKYNLLNNQKTLITQGSGMLALSDISKDGTKALITKTTEDQPEIFLLDLNTKNTKRLTMYKGIDVSARFVGSDSFAFVSDRSSYPNLYLQGLDKTNATQLVYHGKNNSAFSVYNNYIVYSSREKSGDFNLYVMATDSQYVRQLTLNGRNIFPNFSSDGKTIMFIKLLGMQSSLGILRLDENKVYHFPLKVGKISTLDW; from the coding sequence ATGAAAAAGATATTTTTATTATGTTTTAGTTTAGTATGCTTAACTGCTGATATTATTATGGATGTGGTTAGCGAGCAAGAGGTGTTGCCTAAGATTAGAATAACTACAAGTAGTTTGGTTAATTTTGATTTTGATAAGGTAATTAAAAATGATGTTTTAGTAAGTTCTAAATTTGAAATTACTAATGAAAATAATGCAAATTATGAATTAAATTATAATTTAAATCCTGTAGGAAATAATTATGAGTTAAGCATAACTCTTAAGGGTATGAATAATGAAATTAAGTATAATAATACTTTTACTTATCCAAAAAGTGCTTATGTGTTTTTATCTCACAAAGCAATTTCACAAATGTTTAAGGACTTAAAATTAGCAGATTTAGACTGGATGAATAAAAAGATTTTAATTACTAGAAAAATAGCTGCTAAGCAAAGTCAAATTCTTATTGCAGATTACACTTTAAATTATCAAAAAATTATTATGCAAGGTGGATTAAATTTATTTGCAAAATGGGCAAATAGCAATCAAAATGAATTTTATTATACAGATTATAATAAAGATATTTTGAGTATATATAAATATAATTTATTGAATAATCAAAAAACTTTAATTACTCAAGGTTCTGGTATGTTAGCACTTAGTGATATTAGCAAAGATGGAACTAAAGCATTAATTACTAAAACAACAGAAGATCAACCAGAAATATTTTTATTAGATTTAAATACTAAAAATACAAAAAGACTTACTATGTATAAAGGAATAGATGTTAGTGCAAGATTTGTAGGTAGTGATAGTTTTGCTTTTGTTAGCGATAGAAGTTCTTATCCTAATTTATATTTACAAGGTCTTGATAAAACTAACGCAACTCAATTAGTTTATCATGGTAAAAACAATTCTGCCTTTAGTGTTTATAATAATTATATAGTTTATTCAAGTCGTGAAAAATCAGGAGATTTTAACTTATATGTTATGGCAACTGATTCGCAATATGTAAGACAATTGACATTAAATGGTAGAAATATTTTCCCTAATTTTAGTAGCGATGGTAAGACAATTATGTTTATAAAATTATTAGGAATGCAAAGTTCTTTAGGAATTTTAAGACTTGATGAGAATAAAGTGTATCATTTCCCACTAAAAGTTGGTAAAATTTCAACTTTGGATTGGTAA
- a CDS encoding ParA family protein: MSEIITIANQKGGVGKTTTAVNLAASLAVAEKSVLLIDMDPQGNATTGYGFKRSDFEFNIYHVLSGKKTLDEIILKTSLNKLDLAPSNIVLTNFEQELGTGVNNKQILRKALKDVVNRYDYIIIDSPPALGNITINALAASTDVIIPIQCEYLALEGLAHILRTIHNIREAINPKLRIRGILPTMYSPQNNLSKDTVAELKKHLSGKLFRKDGEIVIIPRNVKLAESPSFGKPIILYDIKSPGCVAYQSLAHSLIG; encoded by the coding sequence ATGAGTGAAATTATAACAATAGCTAATCAAAAAGGTGGGGTAGGTAAAACAACAACGGCAGTGAATTTAGCAGCTTCTCTTGCGGTAGCTGAAAAAAGTGTTTTACTAATAGATATGGATCCACAAGGTAATGCTACCACAGGCTACGGATTTAAAAGAAGTGATTTTGAATTTAATATATATCATGTATTAAGTGGTAAAAAAACATTAGATGAGATTATTTTAAAGACAAGTTTGAATAAACTAGACCTTGCTCCATCAAATATTGTTCTTACTAATTTTGAGCAAGAATTAGGAACAGGTGTAAATAATAAACAAATTTTAAGAAAAGCTTTAAAAGATGTTGTAAATAGATATGATTATATAATAATAGATTCGCCACCTGCATTAGGAAATATCACAATTAATGCACTTGCAGCAAGCACTGATGTAATAATCCCGATTCAATGTGAATATTTAGCATTAGAAGGTTTGGCACATATTTTAAGGACAATTCATAATATAAGAGAAGCAATAAATCCTAAATTAAGAATAAGGGGAATTTTACCTACTATGTATAGCCCACAGAATAATCTTTCAAAGGATACGGTTGCCGAACTTAAAAAGCATTTAAGTGGCAAGTTATTTAGAAAAGATGGAGAGATAGTAATAATTCCAAGAAATGTAAAACTAGCAGAAAGTCCAAGTTTTGGAAAACCTATAATATTGTATGATATAAAATCTCCAGGTTGTGTTGCTTATCAAAGCTTAGCACATTCTTTAATAGGATAG
- a CDS encoding tetratricopeptide repeat protein — protein MLKQILFIGALAPIIYAETSAFNAGNINIKEPYGLTENEKVLLENKKKVETLSKDYTGVDFKTNKALERIEGIQSVVDDLNNKTYNFEGKLLEVEKFSKEKLDIYDKDISEIKQELKNQKNSINQLKKALSELTNLVSSLGENKAVKSTTQQVVANEVAAKNETPAQKMANAISLYNSKDYENSAKIFEELANAKHKPAQCNFYLGQIAYAQKDYKNAIYYYKTSSDLYNNQGVKAPNMPLILLNTANSLKAINETEKANNFYAALKKQFPDSSEAKSIN, from the coding sequence ATGCTAAAACAAATACTTTTTATAGGGGCTTTAGCCCCTATTATTTACGCAGAAACTTCAGCCTTTAATGCAGGTAATATAAATATTAAAGAGCCTTATGGGCTAACAGAAAATGAAAAAGTTTTATTAGAGAACAAAAAAAAGGTTGAAACTCTTAGTAAAGATTATACTGGTGTTGATTTTAAAACAAATAAGGCTTTAGAAAGAATTGAAGGTATTCAAAGTGTAGTTGATGATTTGAATAACAAAACTTATAATTTTGAAGGTAAATTATTAGAAGTAGAAAAGTTTTCAAAAGAAAAACTTGATATTTATGATAAAGATATTTCTGAAATAAAACAAGAATTAAAAAATCAAAAAAACAGCATTAATCAGTTAAAAAAGGCTTTAAGTGAATTAACAAATTTAGTTAGTAGCTTGGGCGAGAATAAAGCTGTAAAATCTACAACTCAGCAAGTAGTAGCAAATGAGGTTGCAGCTAAAAATGAAACTCCAGCTCAAAAAATGGCAAATGCTATAAGTTTATATAATAGTAAAGATTATGAAAATTCCGCAAAAATTTTTGAAGAATTAGCAAATGCAAAACATAAACCTGCACAATGTAATTTTTATTTAGGACAAATTGCATACGCACAAAAAGACTATAAAAATGCTATATATTATTACAAAACAAGTTCAGATTTATATAATAATCAAGGGGTAAAAGCTCCTAATATGCCTTTAATTTTATTAAATACCGCAAATTCGTTGAAGGCAATTAATGAAACAGAAAAAGCAAATAATTTTTATGCAGCACTTAAAAAACAATTTCCAGATTCAAGTGAAGCTAAAAGTATAAATTAA
- a CDS encoding F0F1 ATP synthase subunit delta yields the protein MEKYVNIIMQRKDREEFISCFEILKEAFKDKKTLVIINAVGISLDKKIEFLVSLSNTNKKEIINFLKVLGVNNKLDKVPVVYDGLVKKLALENNIYYADIYSKEKISDNDILKHEKELSNYFKKEIKLKNIIHDKNEIKIYIEDLGYEIIVSETSLKDKIKQHIMKAI from the coding sequence ATGGAAAAGTATGTAAATATAATAATGCAAAGAAAAGATAGGGAAGAATTTATATCTTGTTTTGAGATTTTAAAAGAAGCCTTTAAAGATAAAAAAACATTAGTGATAATAAATGCAGTTGGCATTAGCTTAGATAAAAAGATAGAGTTTTTAGTGAGTTTATCTAATACAAACAAAAAAGAAATTATTAATTTTTTAAAGGTATTAGGAGTAAATAATAAACTTGATAAAGTTCCAGTTGTTTATGATGGATTAGTTAAAAAATTAGCTTTAGAAAATAATATTTATTATGCTGATATTTATTCTAAAGAAAAAATTAGTGATAATGATATATTAAAGCACGAAAAAGAATTATCAAATTATTTTAAAAAAGAAATAAAACTAAAAAATATAATTCATGATAAAAATGAAATAAAGATTTATATTGAAGACTTAGGATATGAAATAATAGTATCAGAAACTTCATTAAAAGATAAAATCAAACAGCATATAATGAAAGCAATTTAA
- the atpC gene encoding ATP synthase F1 subunit epsilon, producing MDKLTLEIVTPHGEIFNSEVKSVLVPGSEGEFGVLPNHASVISLLQAGVISVENYDGSKELIAIDSGHVKVDENSVVILAQGAVYLGGNDNSISKKKLEEAKELLKSAGANSATLAATLGRLDSK from the coding sequence ATGGATAAATTAACTTTAGAAATAGTTACTCCACACGGAGAAATCTTTAATTCAGAAGTTAAATCAGTGTTGGTGCCAGGAAGTGAAGGTGAGTTTGGTGTTTTGCCAAACCACGCTTCTGTAATTTCTTTGCTTCAAGCTGGTGTAATTAGTGTGGAAAATTATGATGGTTCAAAGGAGCTTATAGCTATTGATTCAGGCCATGTAAAAGTTGATGAAAATAGTGTTGTTATTTTAGCTCAAGGTGCTGTTTATCTAGGTGGTAATGATAATTCAATAAGCAAAAAAAAGTTAGAAGAAGCTAAAGAATTATTAAAATCAGCAGGTGCAAATTCAGCAACCCTTGCCGCAACTTTAGGAAGACTGGATTCTAAATGA
- the atpD gene encoding F0F1 ATP synthase subunit beta encodes MQGFISQVLGPVVDVEFSDYLPQINEAIEVNYEVEGKQIRLILEVAAHLGDGRVRTIAMDMTDGLVRGTKAVSLGAPISVPVGEKVLGRIFNVVGDLIDEGAPENYETKWAIHREPPKFEDQSTKSEIFETGIKVVDLLAPYAKGGKVGLFGGAGVGKTVIIMELIHNVAFKHSGYSVFAGVGERTREGNDLYNEMKESNVLDKVALCYGQMNEPPGARNRIALTGLTMAEYFRDEMGLDVLMFIDNIFRFSQSGSEMSALLGRIPSAVGYQPTLASEMGKFQERITSTKKGSITSVQAVYVPADDLTDPAPATVFAHLDATTVLNRSIAEKGIYPAVDPLDSTSRMLDPQIIGEEHYKVARGVQSVLQKYKDLQDIIAILGMDELSEEDKLVVERARKIEKFLSQPFFVAEVFTGSPGKYISLEETIAGFKGILEGKYDDLPENAFYMVGNIEEAIKKAEKLKA; translated from the coding sequence ATGCAAGGATTTATATCTCAGGTATTAGGACCTGTTGTAGATGTTGAATTTAGCGATTATTTACCACAAATCAATGAAGCTATTGAAGTAAATTATGAGGTTGAAGGTAAGCAAATTCGTTTAATATTAGAAGTAGCAGCACATTTAGGTGATGGCCGTGTAAGAACTATTGCTATGGATATGACTGATGGTTTAGTAAGAGGAACTAAAGCTGTTAGCTTAGGTGCTCCAATTAGTGTTCCTGTTGGGGAAAAAGTTTTAGGAAGAATTTTCAATGTGGTTGGAGATTTAATTGATGAAGGTGCTCCAGAAAATTATGAAACAAAATGGGCTATTCATAGAGAACCACCTAAATTTGAAGACCAAAGCACAAAAAGTGAAATATTTGAAACTGGTATTAAAGTAGTTGATTTACTTGCTCCTTATGCAAAAGGTGGTAAAGTAGGATTATTTGGTGGTGCTGGTGTTGGTAAAACAGTTATTATTATGGAATTAATTCACAATGTTGCATTTAAACATAGTGGTTATTCAGTATTTGCTGGTGTTGGTGAGAGAACTCGTGAAGGAAATGACCTTTATAATGAAATGAAAGAAAGTAATGTTTTAGATAAAGTTGCTTTATGCTATGGTCAAATGAATGAACCACCAGGGGCAAGAAATCGTATTGCTTTAACAGGTCTTACAATGGCTGAATATTTTAGAGATGAAATGGGACTTGATGTTTTAATGTTTATTGATAATATCTTTAGATTTTCTCAATCAGGTTCAGAAATGTCGGCTTTACTTGGTCGTATTCCTTCAGCTGTTGGTTATCAGCCAACTTTAGCAAGTGAAATGGGTAAATTCCAAGAAAGAATTACATCAACTAAAAAAGGTTCAATTACTTCAGTTCAAGCTGTTTATGTTCCTGCTGATGACTTAACAGACCCAGCGCCTGCAACTGTTTTTGCTCACCTAGATGCTACAACGGTTTTAAATAGAAGTATTGCTGAAAAAGGAATTTATCCTGCGGTTGATCCACTTGATTCAACTTCAAGAATGCTTGACCCACAAATTATTGGTGAAGAGCATTATAAGGTAGCTCGTGGAGTTCAAAGTGTGCTTCAAAAATATAAAGATTTACAAGATATCATAGCTATTTTAGGTATGGATGAACTTAGCGAAGAAGATAAATTAGTTGTTGAAAGAGCTAGAAAAATTGAGAAATTCCTATCACAACCATTCTTCGTAGCTGAAGTTTTCACAGGTAGTCCTGGAAAATATATAAGCCTTGAAGAAACTATAGCTGGATTTAAAGGTATATTAGAAGGTAAATATGATGACTTACCTGAAAACGCATTTTATATGGTAGGAAATATTGAAGAGGCTATTAAGAAAGCAGAAAAATTAAAGGCTTAA
- a CDS encoding ParB/RepB/Spo0J family partition protein: protein MAKKSLGSDFSSILDDISLAYDDELSGVFRSDLDTIRDISIDDITPNPYQPRKSFNEDSINELANSIKNHGLLQPIVVIDADELCEKAMENGENLEKVTKYFLIAGERRLRAIKALGETKIKAIIANIDSSKTRELALLENIQREDLNPIELALAYKELMRVRKITQEELAHSIQKSRANIANTLRLLTLSEDTQKLIIDGKLSAGHAKVIAGQKEDEKILVNTIIGQKLNVRDCEKLANKLKGKNTNNIIDDSLLKKLKEFKIDFKIQNGKLIFNLNQENTKNFVENAIKNL, encoded by the coding sequence ATGGCAAAAAAATCTTTAGGTTCAGATTTTAGTAGTATTTTAGATGATATATCTTTAGCTTATGATGATGAGTTAAGTGGAGTTTTTAGAAGTGATTTAGATACTATAAGAGATATTAGTATAGATGATATAACTCCAAATCCATATCAGCCAAGAAAAAGTTTTAATGAAGATAGTATAAATGAACTTGCTAATTCCATTAAAAATCACGGATTATTACAACCAATTGTTGTAATAGATGCTGATGAGCTTTGTGAAAAGGCAATGGAAAATGGAGAAAATTTAGAAAAAGTAACTAAATATTTTTTAATTGCTGGCGAGAGAAGATTAAGGGCTATTAAAGCTTTAGGTGAAACAAAAATTAAAGCAATTATTGCAAATATAGATTCAAGTAAAACAAGAGAATTAGCTTTACTTGAAAATATTCAAAGAGAAGATTTAAATCCTATTGAACTTGCTTTAGCTTATAAAGAGTTAATGAGAGTTAGAAAAATTACTCAAGAAGAATTAGCGCATAGTATTCAAAAAAGTAGAGCAAATATAGCAAATACTTTAAGATTACTTACTCTTAGTGAAGATACTCAAAAATTAATTATTGATGGCAAATTAAGTGCAGGTCATGCTAAAGTAATAGCAGGTCAAAAAGAAGATGAAAAGATTTTAGTAAATACAATTATTGGTCAAAAATTAAATGTTAGAGATTGTGAAAAACTAGCAAATAAACTCAAGGGTAAAAATACAAATAACATAATTGATGATAGTTTGTTAAAAAAATTAAAAGAATTTAAAATAGATTTTAAAATACAAAATGGCAAACTTATATTTAATTTAAATCAAGAAAATACTAAAAATTTTGTTGAAAATGCTATAAAAAACTTATAA
- a CDS encoding OmpA family protein, with protein sequence MKKLAYAVALAALVVGCSQKATVEAPKKVEVAPDMNVDVKEDINTKLERINNSLGKVYFDFDKYDIRSDMYGVVSNNASLLNQDGKDLNIVVEGNCDEWGSEEYNQALGLKRAKAVKDGLESQGVSSSRITIKSYGENNPVCNDKTKECDAQNRRAETKVQF encoded by the coding sequence ATGAAAAAATTAGCTTATGCAGTTGCTTTAGCAGCTTTAGTTGTTGGTTGTAGTCAAAAGGCTACAGTTGAGGCTCCAAAAAAAGTGGAGGTTGCTCCAGATATGAATGTAGATGTTAAGGAAGATATTAATACTAAACTAGAAAGAATTAATAATTCTTTAGGTAAAGTATATTTTGACTTTGATAAATACGATATTCGTTCAGATATGTATGGCGTAGTATCAAATAACGCAAGTTTATTAAATCAAGATGGTAAAGATTTAAATATTGTTGTTGAAGGTAACTGCGACGAGTGGGGTAGTGAAGAATATAACCAAGCTTTAGGTTTAAAAAGAGCTAAAGCTGTTAAAGATGGTTTAGAATCTCAAGGAGTTAGCAGCTCAAGAATTACAATTAAAAGCTATGGCGAAAACAACCCAGTATGTAATGATAAAACAAAAGAATGCGATGCTCAAAATCGTAGAGCAGAAACAAAAGTTCAGTTTTAA
- a CDS encoding MotA/TolQ/ExbB proton channel family protein, which produces MNLISDFDLATLLAVGILGFYSIIALAIFLYRLSNISKFYQEELRTLDRLLKNQDLSFEAYFKPCEGSMKKLEIYYNEASKNLSEGLTWLSIIATTSPFIGLFGTVVSIYFTLISLNGNGDITQIASPIGHALIATASGIISAILAYTFHLIVKRKVFECLNILESQIKIISDEK; this is translated from the coding sequence ATGAATTTGATTTCGGATTTTGACTTAGCTACTTTATTAGCAGTTGGGATTTTAGGTTTTTATTCTATTATTGCTTTAGCGATTTTTTTATATCGCTTAAGCAATATTTCTAAATTTTATCAAGAAGAATTAAGAACTTTAGATAGGTTATTAAAAAATCAAGATTTGTCTTTTGAGGCTTATTTTAAACCTTGTGAAGGTTCTATGAAAAAATTAGAGATTTATTATAATGAGGCTTCTAAAAATCTTAGCGAAGGTCTTACTTGGCTTAGTATTATTGCTACTACTTCGCCTTTTATAGGATTGTTTGGAACCGTTGTTTCAATATACTTTACTTTAATATCTTTAAATGGAAATGGTGATATTACTCAAATCGCTTCTCCAATTGGTCATGCTTTAATAGCTACTGCTAGTGGGATTATTTCTGCTATTTTAGCTTATACATTTCATTTAATTGTGAAACGAAAAGTATTTGAATGTTTAAATATTTTAGAGAGTCAAATAAAGATTATTAGCGATGAAAAATGA
- a CDS encoding F0F1 ATP synthase subunit B', with translation MFDDLDLKMMLLTAMLFLILLWILDYILYKPLLTFMKNRDDGIKEDEARIQQNNTDASNNETLIAKIYADARAKAQAIKSEQVAVAKEQASKAIAEKKASLDLDYQKFLTELEAKKIQFKNELKADLFQCENALRASIEKI, from the coding sequence ATGTTTGATGACTTAGATCTTAAAATGATGTTATTAACAGCTATGTTGTTTTTAATATTGCTTTGGATTTTAGATTACATCTTATACAAACCATTGCTAACCTTTATGAAAAATAGAGATGATGGTATAAAAGAAGATGAAGCTAGAATTCAGCAAAATAACACAGACGCTAGTAATAATGAAACATTAATTGCTAAGATTTATGCTGATGCAAGAGCTAAAGCTCAAGCCATCAAAAGCGAGCAAGTTGCCGTAGCAAAAGAGCAAGCAAGCAAAGCTATAGCAGAAAAAAAGGCTAGTCTTGATTTAGACTATCAGAAATTTTTAACTGAACTTGAAGCAAAAAAAATTCAGTTTAAAAATGAGTTGAAAGCTGATTTGTTTCAGTGTGAAAATGCTTTAAGAGCAAGTATAGAAAAAATTTAA
- a CDS encoding biopolymer transporter ExbD: MKNDFLHEDPELNITPLVDVMLVLLVILMLVIPNLKYDENINLPNGSKSSVSKAKKDDIFVSITKDEVVLNKKKYPYIAFFDNFSLIKNQFDKDKIVYISGDKDISYDKLMQVLSTFSKAGFVKISLQTK; encoded by the coding sequence ATGAAAAATGATTTTTTACACGAAGACCCAGAGTTAAACATAACTCCTTTAGTTGATGTTATGTTAGTATTATTGGTAATTTTAATGCTAGTAATTCCTAATTTAAAATATGATGAAAATATTAATTTACCAAATGGCTCAAAATCAAGTGTTAGCAAAGCAAAAAAAGATGATATTTTCGTAAGTATTACAAAAGATGAAGTAGTTTTAAATAAGAAAAAATATCCTTATATTGCTTTTTTTGATAATTTTAGTTTAATTAAAAATCAATTTGATAAAGATAAAATAGTTTATATATCTGGAGATAAAGATATAAGTTACGATAAGCTAATGCAAGTATTATCAACTTTTTCAAAAGCAGGATTTGTAAAAATTTCACTTCAAACAAAATGA